One genomic window of Sphingomonas sp. C3-2 includes the following:
- a CDS encoding Zn-dependent alcohol dehydrogenase: MKAAILHMPGQALTIEDVQISKPGSREVLIRTAAVGVCRSDLHFVDGAYPHPLPTIPGHEAAGIVEAVGDQVTTVKPGDAVVTCLSAFCGHCEYCVTGNLSLCTDASLKRGKGEPPRLMMGDTVVHQMLNLSAYAEQMLVHEHACVAIDPEMPLDRACVIGCAVTTGAGAIFHAADVSPGETVAVVGCGGIGLAAVNAAKIAGAGRIIAIDPVPEKRALAEKLGATDTIDAKADNAAAEVVERTKGGVHHAIEAVGRPETGDMAVQLLRRGGTATILGMMPLTHKVGLSAMDLLASKKLQGALMGGNRFPVDIPRLVDFYLQGRLDLDTIIAERMPLEKINHAFDELRKGDAARSVITFD; this comes from the coding sequence ATGAAAGCAGCCATTCTCCACATGCCCGGTCAGGCATTGACGATCGAGGATGTCCAGATTTCCAAACCCGGCTCGCGCGAGGTGCTGATCCGCACTGCGGCGGTGGGGGTCTGCCGATCCGATCTGCATTTCGTGGACGGCGCCTATCCGCATCCGCTGCCGACCATTCCGGGGCATGAGGCCGCCGGGATTGTCGAGGCGGTGGGTGACCAGGTGACCACCGTGAAACCTGGTGATGCTGTGGTAACCTGCCTGTCCGCCTTTTGCGGGCACTGCGAATACTGCGTCACGGGCAATTTGTCGCTGTGCACCGACGCCAGCCTGAAACGCGGCAAGGGTGAGCCACCCCGGCTGATGATGGGCGATACCGTCGTCCACCAGATGCTCAACCTGTCCGCCTATGCCGAACAGATGCTGGTGCACGAACATGCCTGTGTCGCCATCGACCCCGAAATGCCGCTCGACCGCGCGTGCGTGATCGGATGCGCGGTGACGACGGGGGCTGGTGCGATATTCCACGCGGCCGATGTCTCACCGGGCGAGACGGTAGCCGTGGTCGGATGCGGCGGGATCGGGCTGGCGGCGGTGAACGCCGCGAAGATCGCGGGCGCGGGGCGGATCATCGCGATCGACCCGGTGCCTGAGAAGCGCGCGCTCGCCGAAAAGCTGGGCGCGACCGACACGATCGACGCCAAGGCAGACAATGCCGCCGCCGAGGTGGTGGAACGCACCAAGGGTGGCGTCCACCACGCGATCGAGGCGGTGGGCCGCCCCGAAACCGGCGACATGGCGGTGCAGCTGCTGCGCCGGGGCGGGACGGCGACGATCCTTGGCATGATGCCGCTGACGCACAAGGTGGGGCTGTCCGCGATGGACCTGCTGGCTTCGAAAAAGCTGCAGGGCGCGCTGATGGGCGGCAACCGCTTCCCCGTCGATATACCAAGGCTCGTCGATTTCTACCTGCAGGGCCGGCTCGACCTCGACACGATCATTGCCGAGCGGATGCCGCTGGAAAAGATCAACCACGCCTTTGACGAATTGCGCAAGGGCGATGCCGCGCGATCCGTGATCACCTTTGACTGA